One Aphelocoma coerulescens isolate FSJ_1873_10779 chromosome 5, UR_Acoe_1.0, whole genome shotgun sequence DNA segment encodes these proteins:
- the PPM1A gene encoding protein phosphatase 1A isoform X3 → MGAFLDKPKMEKHNAQGQGNGLRYGLSSMQGWRVEMEDAHTAVIGLPNGLDGWSFFAVYDGHAGSQVAKYCCEHLLDHITSNQDFKGPDGPPSVESVKSGIRTGFLQIDEHMRVISEKKHGADRSGSTAVGVMISPQHTYFINCGDSRGLLCRNRKVHFFTQDHKPSNPLEKERIQNAGGSVMIQRVNGSLAVSRALGDFDYKCVHGKGPTEQLVSPEPEVYEIERSEEDDQFIILACDGIWDVMGNEELCDFVRSRLEVTDDLEKVCNEIVDTCLYKGSRDNMSVILICFPNAPKVSPEAVKREAELDKYLESRVEDGV, encoded by the exons ATGGGAGCATTTTTAGACAAGCCAAAGATGGAGAAGCATAATGCCCAGGGGCAGGGGAATGGGCTGCGTTACGGTCTGAGCAGTATGCAAGGCTGGCGCGTGGAAATGGAGGATGCACACACGGCTGTGATTGGTTTGCCAAATGGACTTGATGGGTGGTCGTTTTTTGCTGTCTATGATGGGCACGCTGGATCACAGGTTGCCAAGTACTGCTGTGAGCATTTATTAGATCACATCACAAGCAACCAGGATTTTAAAGGGCCAGATGGGCCACCATCTGTGGAAAGTGTAAAGAGCGGCATCAGAACAGGTTTTCTGCAAATTGATGAACACATGAGAGTCATCTCCGAGAAGAAGCATGGCGCAGACAGAAGTGGGTCAACAGCTGTGGGTGTCATGATTTCTCCCCAACACACGTACTTCATCAACTGTGGAGACTCAAGAGGTTTGCTCTGTCGAAACAGGAAGGTTCACTTCTTCACACAGGATCACAAACCAAGTAATCCACTGGAGAAGGAGCGTATACAGAATGCAGGTGGCTCCGTAATGATTCAGCGTGTGAATGGCTCCCTTGCTGTTTCAAGGGCACTTGGGGACTTTGATTACAAATGTGTCCATGGGAAAGGTCCCACAGAACAGCTGGTCTCACCCGAGCCTGAAGTTTATGAAATTGAGAGATCAGAAGAAGATGATCAGTTCATCATCCTGGCTTGTGATGGTATCTGGGATGTTATGGGAAATGAAGAGCTGTGTGACTTTGTAAGATCCAGACTTGAAGTCACTGATGACCTTGAGAAAGTTTGCAATGAGATAGTTGACACCTGCTTGTACAAG GGAAGTCGAGACAACATGAGTGTGATATTGATCTGTTTTCCGAATGCACCAAAGGTATCACCAGAGGCGGTGAAAAGAGAGGCAGAGTTGGACAAGTACCTGGAAAGCAGAGTAGAAG